One genomic segment of Odocoileus virginianus isolate 20LAN1187 ecotype Illinois chromosome 17, Ovbor_1.2, whole genome shotgun sequence includes these proteins:
- the LOC110150164 gene encoding asialoglycoprotein receptor 2: MARDFQDIQQLDSEENDHQLGRDEGPGTRGYSPRREGPFWKGMLPPQPLALQHLCSKFHLSLLVLAFNVLLLVAICVTGSQRAQLQGELQTLQETFSNFSSSTLKDILNLSSHGGFASDTVRFLEAKLVKQQQDLKADHATLLLHLKHFPTDLRTLTCQMAHFQSNGTECCPVNWVDHDGSCYWFSRSGKPWLEAEKYCQLENAHLVVINSREEQKFIVQHTNPFRAWIGLTDSDGFWKWVDDTDYRHSYKNWAASQPDDWRGHELGGSEDCAEIQRDGRWNDDFCQQVKRWVCEMKQNVTV, encoded by the exons ATGGCCAGGGACTTCCAGGACATCCAGCAGCTGGACTCCGAGGAGAACGACCACCAGCTCGGCAGAGACGAGGGCCCAGGCACTCGTGGGTACAGCCCCAGGAGAGAAGGACCATTCTGGAAAG GGATGCTGCCCCCCCAGCCTCTTGCGCTGCAGCATCTCTGCTCCAAGTTCCACCTCAGTCTGCTTGTCCTGGCCTTCAACGTCCTGCTGCTGGTGGCCATCTGTGTGACAGGGTCCCAAA GGGCACAGCTGCAAGGGGAGCTGCAGACCCTACAGGAGACTTTCAGCAACTTCTCGTCGAGCACACTGAAGGACATCCTGAACCTCAGCTCCCACG GAGGCTTCGCCAGTGACACGGTGAGATTTCTGGAAGCCAAGCTGGTAAAACAGCAGCAAGACTTGAAAGCAG ATCATGCCACTTTGCTGCTCCATCTGAAGCACTTCCCCACGGATCTGCGCACACTGACTTGTCAGATGGCACACTTCCAGAGCAACG GCACAGAATGCTGCCCAGTGAACTGGGTGGACCATGACGGCAGCTGCTACTGGTTCTCTCGCTCGGGGAAGCCCTGGCTCGAGGCTGAGAAATACTGCCAGCTGGAGAATGCCCACCTGGTGGTCATCAACTCCAGAGAGGAGCAG AAGTTCATTGTACAACACACGAACCCCTTTAGAGCCTGGATAGGTCTCACCGACAGCGATGGCTTCTGGAAATGGGTGGACGACACAGACTACAGGCACAGCTATAA GAACTGGGCTGCCAGCCAGCCCGATGACTGGCGGGGGCACGAGCTGGGGGGCAGCGAGGACTGTGCAGAGATCCAACGGGATGGGCGCTGGAATGACGATTTCTGCCAGCAAGTGAAACGCTGGGTGTGTGAGATGAAGCAGAACGTCACTGTCTAG